Within the Polaribacter pectinis genome, the region AGTAATCCATTCTTTTGGGTTTGTATAAGAAGTATCTTTTATAAGTTTAACATGTGTGTCAAAAGCACGTCTTTTCACATTTAAACCTCCAGGAAGTTTCCCTTCTGTATGACAACCAATGTACATACATTCTAACATGGTTTCCCAAATTCTGTTTAACTCGAAATCAATTTCTTTTGCGTCTCTTAACTCTAATTCGTTTCTTAAAACAATATCAGAAATTAATAAATTATTTTTTTCGCAATATTCTTCTAACTGAATCGCTCTATTTACAGGGAAAGGAAAATTCTTTTTATTGATTTCTATTTCTTCTTCTAAATTATCATTTTCTTGAACAATAAATCCTCCACCAATTGAAAAATAGGTTTGGGTAGAGATTTCTTCACCTTTAGAAAACCCTCTAAAAGTCATACCATTGGAATGAAAAGGTAAAAAATCTCGATTAAAACGAATTGAATTTTCAGGAAAAGTGACACATTTCCCACCTTTAAAAAGGATTTCTTTTTGTGTATTTATTCTATCAACAATTATAAAAACATCTTCAATAGGCACATATTCTGGATCTGCTTCACTCAATCCTAATAGAATAGCTAAATCTGTGGCATGTCCTTTTCCTGTTAAAGATAAAGAGCCATATAAATCGACTTTTATTTCATCAATTAAATCGAACTTTTTGTTTTCTTTAATTTTTTTAACCCAAGCTTCTGCAGCTCTCCAAGGACCTAATGTGTGTGAGCTTGATGGACCCACACCAATTTTCAGCATATCGAAAACACTTATAAATTGCGACATTCGTAAAAATGATTAAAATATTTGCTGTAAATGTAAAAAATCCAACTCAATGAGTTGGATTTTTTTATATAATTTAAAAAGAAATTCTTTTTTACATTCCGTAAACCGATTCTTTATCGAATTTTTTAACTAACATATAGTAAACTACTGCTCTGTATTTTTTTCTTTCAGATTTTCCAATTCTTTCCATCACTTCTTCAATTCCTGCATCTAATTCTTTACTATCTGCCAATCCTAATTTTTTAATTAAAAAATTATTTTTTACAGTTGCCAATTCTTTTGCGTCAGAACCAGAAACAGTTTCTGCATCAGCTTTATAAATTGATGGCCCAAGACCTTTTGTAACAGCAGCTAATAAATCGTCATTAGAACGAAAGTTTCTATCGTCCATAAACTTCTTGTACAATGCTACTTTTTCGTCGAATTTACTCATGATTTTTTGTGGTTTAATTGTTTTTATTAAATTTTAATTCTAAAAGAACTTTCCAAATATATGAAAATATTTATTCATTTCAAATATTCCTCTATTCAATGATTTAGACACCACATTGTGTCATTATGTCACATAATATTTCAATATTATTTTCAAAAACTGACATTTTCCAAAGAAAAAACGGTTGGCACACAGTTTGCCTAACACTAATTGTAAAATTGAAAAACGAATTTAAAATTATAAAATAAGTATTATGAGTAAAATAATTGGAATCGATTTAGGTACAACAAACTCTTGTGTTTCTGTAATGGAAGGAAATGAGCCAGTTGTAATCCCTAATTCAGAAGGAAAAAGAACGACACCATCTATTGTTGCCTTTGTTGAAGGAGGAGAACGTAAGATTGGTGACCCTGCAAAAAGACAGGCAGTAACAAACCCAACTAAAACAGTTTATTCTATTAAACGTTTTATGGGTAATAAATTCTCTGAATCTTCTAAAGAAGTAAAAAGAGTACCTTACAAAGTAGTTAAGGGAGATAATGACACGCCAAGAGTAGATATCGATGGTCGTTTATATACGCCACAAGAAATTTCTGCAATGGTATTACAGAAAATGAAAAAAACAGCAGAAGACTATTTAGGTTCTGATGTTTCTGAAGCTGTAATTACAGTTCCTGCATATTTTAACGATGCACAAAGACAAGCTACTAAAGAAGCTGGAGAAATTGCTGGTTTAAAAGTTAGAAGAATTATAAACGAGCCTACTGCTGCTGCATTAGCTTACGGATTAGACAAATCTAACGACGATAAGAAAATTGTTGTTTTTGATTTTGGTGGAGGAACACATGATGTTTCTATATTAGAATTAGGAGATGGTGTTTTTGAAGTATTAGCTACTGATGGAGATACGCATTTAGGTGGTGATGATGTTGATGAGAAAATCATTAACTGGTTAGCTGATGAATTTAAAGCGGATGAAAACATGGACTTAAGAGAAGATCCAATGTCTTTACAGCGTTTAAAAGAAGCTGCAGAAAAAGCGAAGATTGAATTATCTTCTTCTGCTTCTACAGAAATTAACTTACCATATATTACTGCTACTGCAAGTGGACCAAAACACTTGGTAAGAACTTTATCTCGTTCTAAATTCGAACAATTAATAGACGATTTAGTAAAGAGAACAATAGAACCTTGTCAAACTGCTTTAAAAAATGCAGATTTAACAATTTCTGATATTGATGAAATAGTTTTAGTTGGTGGTTCTACAAGAATACCTGCTGTACAAGAAGCTGTTGAAAAATTCTTTAAAAAAGCACCAAGTAAAGGAGTAAACCCTGATGAAGTTGTAGCTTTAGGAGCTGCTATACAAGGTGGAGTTTTATCTGGAGATGTAAAAGATGTATTGTTATTAGACGTTACACCTTTATCTTTAGGAATTGAAACAATGGGTAATGTTTTCACAAAATTAATTGATGCAAACACTACTATTCCTACAAAAAAATCTCAAGTATTCTCTACTGCTGTAGACAATCAGCCTTCTGTTGAAATTCACGTTTTACAAGGTGAAAGAGCAATGGCTGCAGATAATAATACAATTGGTCGTTTCCATTTAGATGGTTTACCACCAGCACAAAGAGGAATTCCTCAAATTGAAGTAACTTTCGATATTGATGCAAATGGTATTATTAAAGTTTCTGCTTTAGATAAAGGAACAAACAAATCCCATGAAATTAGAATCGAAGCTTCTTCTGGATTATCTGAAGAAGAAATCGAAAAAATGAGACAAGATGCTGAAGCAAATGCAGATGCAGATAAAGCTGCTAAAGAAACTGCAGAGAAAATCAATGAAGCAGATTCTATGATTTTTCAAACAGAAAAGCAATTAAAAGAATTTGGAGACAAATTATCTGATGATAAAAAAGCCCCAATTGAAGCTGCTTTAGTTGAATTAAAAGCTGCACACGAATCTAAAGATTTAGCACAAATTGATACTGCATTAGCAACTATTAACGAAGCTTGGAAAGTTGCATCTGAAGAGATGTATGCTGCACAAGGTGGTGCTGAAGGAGCAAATCCTGGAGCAGAACAACAAGGTGCACCAGAAGCAGATGCTCAAGGAGACAATGTTGAAGATGTAGATTTCGAAGAAGTAAAATAATTTTTCAAATTATCTAACATAAATAAAAACGCAATCATTAATTTGGTTGCGTTTTTTAATTCAATCTATTTTCTTTTGAAAACCCACAACCAAACCAACTTCTTCAAACATACTTTTTGTGAATTTCAACAAGTAGATGATTTTCAATTCCCAGATAAAACAAACTAC harbors:
- a CDS encoding L-serine ammonia-lyase, producing MSQFISVFDMLKIGVGPSSSHTLGPWRAAEAWVKKIKENKKFDLIDEIKVDLYGSLSLTGKGHATDLAILLGLSEADPEYVPIEDVFIIVDRINTQKEILFKGGKCVTFPENSIRFNRDFLPFHSNGMTFRGFSKGEEISTQTYFSIGGGFIVQENDNLEEEIEINKKNFPFPVNRAIQLEEYCEKNNLLISDIVLRNELELRDAKEIDFELNRIWETMLECMYIGCHTEGKLPGGLNVKRRAFDTHVKLIKDTSYTNPKEWITSIRSTEVKFREILKWVSCFALSVNEVNASLGRVVTAPTNGSAGVIPAVLMYYLVIENHDADFEHVKKFLLTAGEIGSIFKKNATISAAMGGCQAEIGVSSAMAAAALTELLGGSPAQCLVAAEIAMEHHLGLTCDPIGGLVQIPCIERNAMGAIKAINAAEMALETDPKDVKVPLDKVIDTMWETAKDMNKNYKETSEGGLAVTVRIVDC
- a CDS encoding DUF2853 family protein gives rise to the protein MSKFDEKVALYKKFMDDRNFRSNDDLLAAVTKGLGPSIYKADAETVSGSDAKELATVKNNFLIKKLGLADSKELDAGIEEVMERIGKSERKKYRAVVYYMLVKKFDKESVYGM
- the dnaK gene encoding molecular chaperone DnaK, whose translation is MSKIIGIDLGTTNSCVSVMEGNEPVVIPNSEGKRTTPSIVAFVEGGERKIGDPAKRQAVTNPTKTVYSIKRFMGNKFSESSKEVKRVPYKVVKGDNDTPRVDIDGRLYTPQEISAMVLQKMKKTAEDYLGSDVSEAVITVPAYFNDAQRQATKEAGEIAGLKVRRIINEPTAAALAYGLDKSNDDKKIVVFDFGGGTHDVSILELGDGVFEVLATDGDTHLGGDDVDEKIINWLADEFKADENMDLREDPMSLQRLKEAAEKAKIELSSSASTEINLPYITATASGPKHLVRTLSRSKFEQLIDDLVKRTIEPCQTALKNADLTISDIDEIVLVGGSTRIPAVQEAVEKFFKKAPSKGVNPDEVVALGAAIQGGVLSGDVKDVLLLDVTPLSLGIETMGNVFTKLIDANTTIPTKKSQVFSTAVDNQPSVEIHVLQGERAMAADNNTIGRFHLDGLPPAQRGIPQIEVTFDIDANGIIKVSALDKGTNKSHEIRIEASSGLSEEEIEKMRQDAEANADADKAAKETAEKINEADSMIFQTEKQLKEFGDKLSDDKKAPIEAALVELKAAHESKDLAQIDTALATINEAWKVASEEMYAAQGGAEGANPGAEQQGAPEADAQGDNVEDVDFEEVK